CCTCCGcggcccggctcggcccggcACGGCCCCGGCAGGACACCGCCCGAAGCCCGAGGCCATGGAGGTAGTGCTGGGGCAGGTGGAGCAGTTGCCGGCGCTCCTGGCTGTGTCCCGTTCCGCGTTGGTGCGGGACTGGGACTCCCTCACCCTGGACAGGGCTCTGGAGTGGGCCCGGTATTTCCAGCACCTCCATGACCGGTTCCGTGCCCGGCCCCTGCTCCGGGAGGCCCTCGGGCGGCGGCTGCGCCGGTCTCAGCCGTTCCCTCTGCTCGGCTTCCCCACGCTGGGCCGCTGCCCACAGCTGGTGGGGCTGGCGCTTCTGGAGAACCGCGCTTTACCGCCCGCCGCCTTCCGCCGCCTGCTCCGCAGCCTTCTGCAGTCTCCCGGCGCGGGGGCTGGCCCCGAGCCCCGCGGCCCGGAGCCGCTCGCCCGCCGCAAGGCCGCGGCCCGCCTGCTGGCGctgccccgccgcccgccgccgcgtCTCCCCGGGCCCGAGGCGCGGCTGCGGGCGGAGgcgcagctgctgctgagccgGCTgcgggaggaggagcaggagatgcGGGAGGCAGCGGGGCAGCTCCGCTGGCTGTGCGGTGTTCTGGAGCGGCTACCCCAGCCCCGCGCCTTCCAGGTGGTGGCGGCGGCGCTGGCCGTGCTCGAGCAGGAGCGAGGCGCTGGGCAGGCCGGAGGCGGGAGTCGGGATGGGAGCGGCCCGGGCGGGCGTCGGGCAAGTGCGGCAGGAGATGGATGCACCGCCgggctcctgctctcctggctgctgggcAGCCAGGCGCGGTTTTCTGCATTCTGCCTTTGCCTCCCGTGTTCCCATCTTGCCTTCCTAGCTGATCGCTATTCCCAGTTAAGCAGATCTTATTTGGACCTCTTAACCGACTGGGGAAGCCACTTGCTCTATGACCCCTTGCAAGGACAGTGGGTTAAAAGTTGCCTTGACAAAGCTGGATTGTCTTGGGAAGAATTAAGGCAgcgtttcagcagcctctgtcAGGGATCCACGCTGCTTAAAGAACAGACCCAAACTGCTCTGAAACTCCTGAGGACACAAGATGGGGACTTTAAAGTCCGTGGCGTAAGTGTGTGGACTGACTTACTGATGGAAGTAGGCTGCTGATGCTTGAACACAAAAGCAACGTGAGAGCACATAAAATCAAGCAAATCTGGTTAGCTTTATTTGATATGAAAGACAAGACAACTCACTTCGTTGAAAACCAAACGTAGTTGAGACTGATCACGATTCTGACTGCATCTGTTTCTAAAGTTTTCCAGGGAGGCCTGATGTTTCCTTGTGCTGTCATTTCTGGTCAACACAGTAAAGGCCTTCCTTTTTAGCACTTGCTGATTAATTGTCTAATAAAATGGATAAAATCCTTTCTGCTTCAAATATGGAGTAGTTTTCTGTTTAGAAAATATGGCAGTTCAGATATGGTCATGGTGGTAATTTTTCTAAGTGTTGGAGGCTGAGCAAAAATTCGAAGTGAGACCAGggttttaaatgtgaaaaacaCAAATTCAGGGCTCTTTTAGTGGTGGTTGTCTACATTGGGCTGTCTGCTCTGGTGGCCATGTTGATGCTTCTGTAGCTCTTGCACATGATTTAGTCCCAGTGAAGAAAGTGAGAGGAAACCAACTGGAAAGCTTCTTGAGAAGTTCTGAAATGAAACTACTAGTTGCTATATTAGTTGATAATATGCAGGTGTTTCCTAAGAAAATGGTGGCAAAATGTAGGAtgttctgtgggttttttttcatttccatgatttattaCACAATTCATTGCTTTGTGAAGCAGAAAAGTGAGGGAACAGCAAACTTTTTTTATTACATGTATGTGTAATATGTATTACGTTATGAAACTTTGTCTATATACAAAATATTATGTAATTGTATGTATAAATATGTGATATGTAGTATATATAATATTTCCCCCCTTTGTTGTgttatgttttatttgtttctgtgtGGAAAACTTGAACATGGTAGTTTCTATCTTTCCACTTCCATTAAAATGAGTACTGTAATGCAGAAGTAATGTGTATGTTTAGCTCTGTAAACTAGTATTACCAAAAGTGAGCATTGCAAAAAGAGAACAGTCTAGGAAGATGAGGCAAACGTGTGTAACTGCTGCCAAAAGAGTTGCTCATTAATCTTTTGTGTGGAGGACCTTTCAGAGTTCCTGTGGACCGTATTCTTACAGTTGCAAGATCAATTGAGACATCTCTTTTGTTGCAAAAGCTGTGTAGGAGGGGTTAGAAGATTGTTTAGTTATGCTTACAAGCTTAAAGAAGGCAAATAAGCTATTAAATGTATAAGCTGTATTGAAGCTAATTTGAGTAGT
This genomic stretch from Cinclus cinclus chromosome 6, bCinCin1.1, whole genome shotgun sequence harbors:
- the FANCF gene encoding Fanconi anemia group F protein, with translation MELQTPSLRGPARPGTAPAGHRPKPEAMEVVLGQVEQLPALLAVSRSALVRDWDSLTLDRALEWARYFQHLHDRFRARPLLREALGRRLRRSQPFPLLGFPTLGRCPQLVGLALLENRALPPAAFRRLLRSLLQSPGAGAGPEPRGPEPLARRKAAARLLALPRRPPPRLPGPEARLRAEAQLLLSRLREEEQEMREAAGQLRWLCGVLERLPQPRAFQVVAAALAVLEQERGAGQAGGGSRDGSGPGGRRASAAGDGCTAGLLLSWLLGSQARFSAFCLCLPCSHLAFLADRYSQLSRSYLDLLTDWGSHLLYDPLQGQWVKSCLDKAGLSWEELRQRFSSLCQGSTLLKEQTQTALKLLRTQDGDFKVRGVSVWTDLLMEVGC